The window GGTCCGTGTGAAGAACCAGATTGAGGAGGCTGATGACGAGTTTGCGTAAAGGAATAGCCAACAGCGAAGCGTGGATTGATACGAGAATGGCATGTGCATAGCAAAGGGTTGGGATATATCAAGAACTGCAACTTGGGGCCTTGCTATCAAGAATAAGGTAGAAGAGGTGGCGAGAACGGATGAGGTATCAGCATGTCTGCTTATTATGGGTTTGGAAGTGGTCAGGTCAAGCATAGAATCAACATAACTATATGAATACAATGTTCAAAGTCCAATATCTACAGTTGAGTACACTCTTTGAGAGACAATTCTTGGCCATCACGTAGTAATCACTGACTGGATCCGGCATTCACCAAATAAGCTGGCAGGAGATGAATAAGGAGTAAGGACCGAGAAGTCAAGATAACGAGTTTAGTCATTCCAATATAGCCTCATGCATGTATATCATTTCTCCCTGCGAGAAACATATTACCCCATCACCTCAGCTTGACAAAAGCAATATACTAGACAACCCACTCAGTACTCTCAATAACCCAAAGATAACATGCGGTGCAGTTTCTTAAGACTGCCACTTATCCGTCTTAGTGGCCTTTGTAGCGCATGTCTTGGGAACAGTGTACGTGCGGTTAGGGTCCTTCTCCCAGGTGACTGAACCATCCTTCTTAACATTGATGTACTTGTACTGGATATCTTGTCCAGCAGTGAGAGAGATGGTTGCCTTCCACACGGGGTTGGAAGAGGTGTAGTCAGAGGCACTCAGAGCAACAGCCTTCGAAGTGTCCCAGTTACCAAGAGCGGGGATATTGCCAACAATCTTGATGGTCTCGCCGAAGTTGGTGGTAACTGTCTCAACAAAGGTGACAGCAACTGAAGTTGCGATAGGACAAGAAGTAGGTGAAGCAGTAGGTGAAGTCGAAGGCTGAGTGCCTGTGGGGGATGGAGCACCACCCTTGGGTGTCTGCGATGGTGGGAACGAGGTAGCAGTGGCGAGCGAGTATGAGCCTGCAACGGTCTGGGTTCCACACTGCTGAGGAACAGCAGCTGCGCCACtcgcccaagaaggagggaCAATACCGGCTCGGCGGTCAGCTGCAGAGAGGAAAGCGGCGTACGACCAGGTCAGGTCCGTGGCAGAAAGGGGACGTCcgttgttcttgtcaaactGCTCTGCCAAGGCGCCGTTGTCACCAACATACTTCTGGACGATGCTCACATATCCATCGGCATACTTGGAGACGGCATCGGTGATGCTCTTGAAGGTAGCAGAGTCGCTAGCGTAAGTACCAGTGGAGATTCCAGAGACAAGATCCTTGAAGAACGAGAGAGAAACGTCGCTAACAGTGATGGATCCCTTTTGCTTCCAGACATAAAGCGCATCGTAGAGTTGTTCGGCCGCGGCGAGGGTGGCAAGGTACCAGGGGTTACCGTTGTAGTAGACATCTTCGATGTATCTTCCAACAGATACGGCACTTCCCTGTGAGATACCCTTGTTGATATTCCATGAGCGGAAAGAATCGGTGACAGCCTTGTGGTTGGCGAGTGCCTTGTCACTGCAGGGTTGGAAAGTGGCGGCATCGCAGCTCAGAGAAGGGTCGAAGTTGTGAATAGATGTGAGGATACTGTTTGCGTCCTTTCCAGTACGTCCATCGTTGACATTAACTGTGAAATTTGTGAGCAACGTGCATGGTCATGTGCAAAGACAAATTGGGCAATACGTACTGTTGGAATCAACATATTTGCCAGAGGGAATCCAGTAGGTTTGCAAGAAGCAAAGGGCCTGGGGTGCGATAGCGGCATAGTTGTCTCCTGGCTTTcccagcttcttggccagaGCGGCGCCCTCAGTAAGAGCTGCGGTACGTCTATCAGCATATGTATCACAGTAGTAGTATAGAGCTCATATACGAACCTCGGTATTGAGAAGCAGTTGTAAAGAATGAACTTCCCTTGACCTCCTCCCACAAGTCGAAGCCGGTTTGGTTCCTGTGGTTGTCAGAGTTGGTCTCAGAAATAGAAGGCGTGTGCTTACCAGTATTGGGCTACATAGTTAAGATCGTTACGAACAACAGGCCAAACAATGTCAGAAGCGGTGGAAGTGTATCCATTATCGATCAACCAGTTAGCATAAGTGATTATGGCAGTGGCTCGAAGAGCTGGGCCATCTCGCTGGGGTCGGCCTTTACAATTGTTAGTCGTGAGTTGTAAGAGCATGCATATGAATCAGCACTTACCCCAACCACCAGTAAAGGGGCTGAGATCAACCTCGTATTTGGCTTCTCCTAGACCAGAGCCGTCGGAAAGGGATCCAGAAGGGTTAGAGACTccctgaagcttggcttgagaTGCGATGTATTGCTGAATCTTTATCTGCAAACCAGCGTCGTATTGGTTGATGAACCTATCTATAACATACTTGAAGACAAGAGCAGCATCTCTAGTCCAAGTGAAGAAGTCTATCAATTATCAGCGATTGTTTCAAGACATCTTTATCCAAGATTGGCTTGTAAGTTTCACTTACAGTCAGGGTCATCGGTATCTGGAGATGCAATAACAACACCAGAAGCAACACCCTGGGAGTGACAACCATCAGAACCGATATTGCAGAGGAGTTGCTCAATAGCAACCGAACTCTCGGACTTGATAAAGGAATCAAGAGAAGATTGTCGTTCTTGTAAAGCCGGTCGGCCCAGGACACTTTGTAAAGCGAAGGAGCCGAAGAGGAGAGCGGTAGAAACGAAGTACATGATGGGCTGTATCAAAGAAACGGTAGAGTTGGACGAGAGTGATGAGActgcatcttcaacatcgaaAGGATCCATTGTCGATATTTTATAGAGAGCCGGCATGTCGACTCTGCTACTAAAATTATTCAGTACTATGAAGTCGATGATGTCTGGGGTATGATTCTTAGATGCCCAATATGGAAGGACGGAGGTTGAAGCGGTCGTGGAGAACGGATGTAGGCCTTTAAGGTATAGTGCGGTGTGGTTCAAAGGGCCGAATAATTAGAATGAGGCCGAGTTGAAGACCAGCAGTTTAATGTAGTTAACAAAAGGTGGTGTTGTTCACTATGTTCGCTGGCATCTCCTCGCTTAGAAAGACGGTGTAAGTTGGTTGCAGTTGGATCTACAGTGACCTCTCGAACCTCAATAGTCCAGTGCTCCTCTCACAGGCAACACCATGAGACATAATTTAAACAAGTCCTTTGGTTACCTACTAATGTGGTATAATCAGTAGCAGGTGACTATGAGCTCTTGTGACAGACGCCTTTCTCCAAATTGACGATGAGTTCACTAACAAGAGTGTGGGGTAAACAACCTCTAGGACTACCTCtaataggtaggtagggGGTTTCAAGTCTGGTAAATCATCCATAACCAGTCAAACCTAACTACAAAGGTATTCACATGCCAGCCGAGCTTTGCTTTAACGATAGCCGCACCTCTAGACTGATCCTACGGTTCGTGCCGTGGTCGTCTCCCCACACTATCACAGTTTACGATGCATAGGTGCTCAACTCTACAACCCCGGATTACATCCAAACTAGGAAAACGTTACCAAATCCCCAGACTGCAAGCATCGGTAGTGGACGGATCAAGTGCGCGTGCCTTGAAGCGCCGAGTACAGCCCGAGTCTTATGCATAGAATTTGTATGGATGTCCGTACTCTGCATGCAAGTTCCGCTCGGTTATCGGCTGTTGTACGACGCCATCATTATTCAGCTTAGGAAAACCTCAatcacatcatatcatcaaaGTCCCCGACCTACCCTGTGGTCGCAATATTGGATAAGCCTGTGAcgacaaaagaacaagacccCAGTATCATGGTGTGCTCTAGTCGGTTCTTGGTACAAAACCCGAAGACGGGCCGTAGATGATGAAAAATGTTTTCGTCACAAGTTAGATTGGACCAGGGCAGCATCATTTATTTCTCGATACAGGTCCGGAGCCGCACTACACAGAATGAGGCCCAAATGTCAACCTTATGGCAAAAGGCATCATGCCTATGCTATGattccatcatgacttctgGAGGTCGCAGGCCAAGACTGGTTTGCAGTCGTTGCTCGGCAACCCAATGTAGGCCCGCCAAAAAAGTTTGACGACCCTTCATTCAGGCACATCGCGACAAGTGGAATTACAAGCACGAGACACAACATCACAAGCGATTTTAAGATAACAAGATATGTAGGTAGGCCATGGTTTTCCCCAACCTCACTAACCAACGGTCTCGGAAAAGGGGGGTGGAATATAGCGTCTCGTTGCAAAAGCCCCAGTACTCAAGCTGCTCCGAGGAGCAACGAATAAAGCGGCTAAGGCAACTGTTACTCTTGGACCTGTCGATAGGAAAATTGACACCATAACAAGTTGATGGCTCCTTATAAGTTATCGAGCTGCAGAGCAATCGACCCTGACCCCCGAAAGGGCAGAGGATCGCAAAGCACAGATCCGTGTTTGCTtaaggaagaaaaaaaaagtaaaattCGGGCGGCCATCGCAAGATTTAAATACATGGAAGTTTTTTCAGCAGAAGGTGGATTACATAATTCGGTCTAACCTCGGGGCTTTCCATCCTTCACTTCTGGGTCCACCGGTCGCGTACTTGCGAGTCGCGTACATTGAAAGTGATCCGTGCTCACATATGCTTAGAAAACTCAGCACTACTATCCGCAGAAgcaagagacgaaataagAATGTTAATTCATAGTGCTGTAGAGTAAAGTTATAGATCGCTTATTCTTACACCATGAAATTCAGAAACTGAGGAACTGTTTCCATTTTTACTTGTAGAAGTGGGTTGCCCAGTGTTGAATCACTAGAGAGAGGTACATATCGATACACCAGATCTTGGCCGTTCTAGAAGTATCTTATCAACACACGTGATGATAAGATTCCATGTGGGTCAACTACTAACATGGAGGGCAGGTACCTTTCTGCCTACCTCTAAAAGATaacctcttcatcatcgcagACAAGATGGACGCCGCTACGATAGAAGAGACGAACCGAATCCGTATCTCCCTGGGCATGAAGCCTTTGCCCGTGCCAGGAGATAACACCACCCAAAATGAATCAATGTATGCCGATGGCGACGCGCCAAGCACCCTCGAGAGCCGACAGGCTCAGGCCTACGACAATTACAACAAAGTGATGGAAGccgaaaaggccaagaagaagcgtgAAGAGAAAGCTGCAGCCGTTCGAAAAGCGCGAGAGCAGGCGCAACGCAATGCAGTACTGGAAGGCAAGGGCTTCGGAGAGGCCGAAGAAGGTGGTGATCTCAGCGCCAAAGATTGGCTCATTGGTCAAAAGAAGCGACAGAAGAACATCGCCAAAGTCAGAAagttggaggaagagctcgccactgctgaggctgaagctgctgctgccgtTCAGTATACTTCCAAGGACCTTGCAGGTATCAAAGTTGGACACGACACTGCGGGTTTCCTTGATGGCGACGAACAGATTCTCACTCTCAAAGATACAACCATAGATGAAAACGAGGCCGAAGGAGATGAGTTGGAGAACCTCGACATGCGCGAGGCCGAGAAACTCGCCGACAGACTCGAcaccaagaaaaagaagcctGGCTACAACCCtctggatgatgatgaagagggcgagCGTGGTATTCTATCACACTACGATGAGGAGATTGACGGCAAAAAGTCTAAAAAGTTCACACTCGACACAAGCGGTGTAATTGCAGAGCTCTCAGATATCTTGGACAAACCGGTCGACAAAACAAGGAGTGGGCAAAATGTCAGTCTGGACGATATCATTGGTAAGCCACCTTTGCCCACTTTGCTCAATCACTCCATGCTAACCATTCAACCTACAGGCGATGCCCCTATTTCTTCAGACTACCTTGATCCTTCAcagatcaaagtcaagaaacccaagaagaagaagaacaagaagggtaCCAGACAAAAGCCTactgacgacgacgaccttTTCCCTGTCGAAACAGAACCCGCAGGTGATTCCATGGACATCGACTCAAAGAGCACGACTATTAAGAAGCGAAAGGTAGCCGATGATACATTTgtggacgacgacgatctTCAAGCAACACTAGCAATTCAACGAAAGAACGCCTTGAAGAAACGCAAGAAGACCCGACCCGAAGATATTGCCAAGCTTCTTAAAGAGGACGCGGATGAGCCAGAGCCAGTGGCGGAGCAAGAGGGAGGCCTTGTTCTCGGAGAAGTCTCGGAATTCGTTGCTGGCCTGAGTAAGCCTGGCGACAATGAAGAGCGCAAGCCCAGAAGACCAAGGACTGTATCAAAGTCGCCAGAACCCGACGAGGATCACCCCATGGGCGACGATGCTCAAGAggtcgaagaagaaatgcCTCAGACATCAGCCATCGAGGAAACGGAGGAGACGGGTGccgttgaggaagaaaaggctgTCGGGGGCGGCATGGGTGCGACTCTGGCCCTGCTCAGGGAACGCGGTCTTGttaaagaagcaaaaggcgACGAAGAGTACAGTAGTCTACGTAACCGAGAAGACTTCCTCACCAAGAAACGTCTTCTGGAAGAAGAGTTGGACGAGCAGACCCGTCGTCAGCGTGAGCGCGATCGCCAGAGCGGCAAACTCGACAAAATGTCAGTACGCGAACGCGAGGAATACGCTCGCCATCAGAACAACTGGCGTGATCAGCAGCAAGCGAAGCGCTTGGCAGAGTTGTACGCGACTGGATACAAGCCCAATGTCAATCTCAAGTACGCCGACGACGAAGGCCGTGCCCtcgacaccaaggaggcATTCAAGCACCTTAGTCACCAGTTCCACGGCAAGGGCAgtggcaagggcaagacagAGAAGCgtctcaagaagatcgaggacgagaagCGCCGCGAATCACAGAGCATGTTTGACGCAAGCCAATCTGCCGGTATGAGTCTAgcagcccagcagcagctcaagaagcgaaaggaaGCCGGCGTACGACTTGCATAATTCACTTTTTATCACAGGATGTTTTACTTTATGGGAGGTTGCGAATAGTAATACCGACAATGGACATTTCAGATCAAAAAAGGTGCTTTTACCCTTTACTCGCGTGCTTTCCTTTGAGATTTTATTTCCTGCTGACACTGTGAGACTATGGTTAGACGAGCCGACTTACTTCCAAGTTTAGATACCCTAAGAGTCTTATCTAAACTGTGGTAAGGGGTTCATGTCTTATGATTTCAGCAGCCAAGTTTTCTAGTATCACGATTGTGGTCACGGTGAGGGCCGATATCAATATGTGAAAAGAAAGATTTAGATTCAGGTATGTTCTGTACCATGCGGACTAACTATGTCTAGGGCCTTTTACTTTCGTCTCAGACCACCTTTCTTTCGTAAAAGTCTACGTTTGCCCGACTTCGAGTTCTCCGAATTTGGGCTTCAAGTGAATCCCGCATCGCCTCTCAAATCCATTCCGGGCCCACGTAGAGCTCCTCATTTTCATCGTCAACCACTTCCCAGAcggtcttcatctcctccattGTCTGTTCTATCTCTGCGTTGAGAGCCCCAACCATCCCATCCACAGCCTGGTTCGGCTGACTTTTTGGCTGGCTCTTTTGCTGAGGGAGTTTTCAAGGGTTTGGGAATTGAAGAttcaagggtcttgctgTTGCCGATCTCGACAGTGTCCTTCTTTGTAGAAGTTTGAGAAGACATGTTGACTGTTGAACTGATTGTGTCTAGAGTAGTGTTAGCGTTGTTTCGTAGTTTGTGGGCTTACCTGGGAGACTGTTTCTGGCTTCTTTTTGACTtgcaagttgaagatgattgCTGGTGGTCAAACTAATGCCGGCTCATTCGAGACCTTTTATACTTCAATGGTTGCTACTACTGGCTCAAGAACAATTCCCTGCTGTGCAGGAGTTGCGACGAACATAGGGATTGTCAAGTCTTTGTGCTTGTCTTTGTACGCATTGTGGTTGGGCCAGTTCACGGAATGGCCGTAGTGTAATCTGGGTTTTATTTTGTACTATCAAGTGTAGCTTAGAACATTATTATGCGTGTCAATAAAGAGAGAATCAATTTCGTATATCCTAGGTCTTTGTTTCTAGTTGTGCGCCTTAAGGGACCCAGGTTGTCCCACCGATCAGAAGAACCCCAAACTCCAAGCATTTCTGTATAAAGATATTTCGAATCAGTTGTCTATAGGCCAACCTTGGCTCCGATACCTTTCCCTCTGTAATAAAGCGTTTCAGTCCAGCTGCCTAGCCTAACCGTGACGTTGGCTACGGCATCTAGCTTGAGCGATCCACCTAGtgcttccttgagcttgccgtAGCCCACGCGGCTGGGAGACCATTCCACAGGGAGCCGCGGAGTCTGAGAACGTCCTGGTGTTGCTGGAAACGGCTCATCGTGTACAATCTGGCCAATGGGCTCCGTGTGGTTGTAAAGAGCAGTAGCGTTGATGTGTTCTATGTATAAAGTATTATATAATAGGGGAGAAAGAAGTGTAAAGCTGGCTGTCGACGAAAAGAGGTGGAAGGTAGCGTCTGCAATAAAGCGTGGCTTCTCACCATCTTGTCCGTCCTCGCCAGGGACCGTTATTCGTGGCGCGGGAAGGGTGATGTTGATCTTTGACAAAGCTTTGCCTATTATAGGAACGTTCGGGATACTTTTCTTATGTGTTCGCGCCGTCAAAGTCGTGTTCTCACCGGATACGTAATCTGATAGGAGATTGCGGCCAATCTCATGTGCATCCTCGCCGCCAAGCCGTAGAGGGTCCCAGAGTGCATGAACGGGAAGATTTGTGTTTTTCCCAAGGTTGAAAGCGACGTTCCTCGATACAGCTTCGCCAAGGAGTTTGCCGTCGTGTAGAATGTGCACGCTGAGGTAAGGGATAGAAGCTGCATAAGGTGTAGGgtttgtgatgttgacaagggcTCTCATTTGAATGCTTGATTCTGTCGTTTCCAGAATTTCGATCTCGCCAACCTCAGGTTTGAGTTTACCAAGCGCGTTACCGGGGAATCCTTAAGTTGAGTTAGCATTGGCTCTCGATGCGACTGTGAGGCGTGTTATGAAAATACTTCAAAGTGTAAACAAGGATTATTCATCCTCATGGGGGATGCAAGAGATTACCAGAGCGATGACGGACCGTTTACTGGAATCTTGCCCTCGGCGGGGACCTTCTTTACCGTCAGGATTCCGAGGACAGTTTTGACCTTGACATCGACTTCGGCCTTGATGTCGAGCGTGATATCACCGCCACCAAACAGTAGCTTTTGCATAACTTCGCTGAATACATCACCATCGGTGATCGTTAGGGGAACATCAACCAGCCGCGATGTGATGTTGAGTAGAGTCTCGTTATTCTCATCGTCATGAATCCGTGTTGAGTTGGCATCCTGCCAGTGACGCAGGTTCAACTCGCCCATTTTGCGCTTCTTGTAGAATAGATCAGCGTTGGAGCGAATCTGGTCCACCCCTAGGTTTACATTCAGCTCGGGTGGGAGGGCTGCAAGTACTTGCGCAGTACCAGAAACCTTAGGCTCGCCATCAGGATCATCCACATCGGCGAAAGGGTCTGGCAGCTTAAAGTCGACGTCGCTCAAGGAGAAATTACGAATTAGGCTGTCAAACGACCGTCCAGGGAAGTCGACAGGAACCGTGATACTCTCAAGGATATCTGAAATCCACTCTGGAGTGTTGGTGTCGTTGAGTTTCTTTCCCCTAACCAAGACTTTGGCATCTTCGCCATGCAAGTAACGATCCATAAAGTTGTCCAAGGGGGACGACTCAGAGTGAGGGCACGCTTTGATGAGGGATTCCGGAATGTCACGAATAGTTCCCTTGGCGCTGGCACGAACATCTGCTTCAGCGCTGACGTCAATAAGGTCGGTAATAGCATCTGCAACACTGATAGACGGCAATGTTGAGTCGCAGTTGGGGACCAAAACTTCAAAACCAAGAGTCGGCACTTGGAATGATATGGGGTAATCGTTGTGGACCTTCAAAGATACATCGGCCTCGATGACTTCGCGTCCGTGACCATCAACCGGACGATCGTGAAGATCCATCCGTTCTATGTTGTACTTTGGCATGGTCGGGATCTCATTGGCTATGATGGTGTCAGTCAAGTTCTAGATGTGAATATTTGGTCTGATTAAAGTAGTGATTTCTTTCCTAGAAACAAGGAGGCAAAGGAACGGTAGAGAGATTGACCTTCAAAAACCATAGATTCCGCCACATCATGAGACCCAAGTGGGAAGACTCCCGACTGAAGGTGaaccttggtcttgcccaccaccttgagcttgttcagGTTTCCGTCCAGCCAATCATTCGCGATCTTGCGGATATGCTCGGCATCTCCAGGGTTGACCTCTGCCACGAAATCCAATTCGTTGGTATGGCCGTTTACAATATCAACTACCAGAGGAGGGATAACAGCAGTGCCGGCAAGAGCATCAGCGTAGTCGGGCAGGTAGACGTTTACGGTGGTTTCCTTTGTCTCTAGTTTCCGCATGATTCCGGTCACTGCTTTCCCGATGCGGCGAGAATTTTTGTTGTCAACCCGTGATCCGTCAAGATAGACCTTTGCGCGGATACGCGCTCGGATGCCATCGCTGGTGATGTTTTCGATGGACAGGTTGGTGGGTTCAACCACAGCAGCTTTCTCGGCGTACTCCTTGACGGCGGGAGGGacaaggaagccaagaattatgatgagaatgacaaTTATGCCAAGAATaatcatggcaatgatggAAGGCCATCGCCAGGACGATTTGGTGCTGCTCTTGTTACGTCTTGGCCAGAAACTCCAACCCGGAAACTGGGGTTGGGATGAAGGTTCGCTATCTCCATCATTTTCCGTAACATCAGCGTTTTGATCGTCATCGGTACGGTTCAGAAGAGGTGACGACTCGGTGGGTTCCCCTTCCTCACGCGTTGGCGACATGAGTCGCTCGGTTTCGTCGGCTGGCATTGTAGGGTTATCGAGAAGAGTGAACAACGCCTAATTAGTATTCGATGCGCGCATCGGGCGCAGGTGAGGCTATGTCACAGTTCTGGGGGAGAGAACAGGATATGTAATAATCTAGGTATTCGAAGGtcgttattgttgttggtattATTCAGGACGACTTGAATGAGTTGATGTAAGAGCAAAGAAGTTAAGGTTGGGCAAGCGACTCGTCATCGACGGGGTAAGTCAGTCACCTCCACAGGGTTTAATTAGGCGCGAGATTGATAAGGATGTGGAGGATTGTGTTCTGATTGGTTTGTGTCCTTCTAATCCAGGAACCAAGCCTCAGCGGGCACCCTGCCTGACTCTGGTGAGACCTGGGGAATCTTGGACACGACGTCATTTGCCTATTAAACCAGCATGCCTGGGTTTCGAATTTGGACGAAATATGAATTATTCAATTACACCACACTTTTGATATTTATGCCTAGAGCATGTTTCCATCAATGTACCTGTGTACTTAGCTGTGCCCTTTCAAGGCTGCCCTGAGTTAATATGCACCTTGGTAGGTTCGGGTGGTGGTATTAGTGCCAGTCTTATCGGTGTGCTGTCTTTGTGGCAGAAGCCCAATATTTAATGCAATCACAGAGAGCCAAGTAGCATCCATCGCCCATGCACAGCATCTAGCGTGGATCGAGTGACTTGAGTGGAAGCTTTGTGGACCAACCAACAGGGCCATCACCATTGCAAATTCAGGTGCCGGTAACGGCTTTTGCTTAGAAGGAGGCTCCGCATTGGTAACACAGATGTTTGAAGCTCCCAGTCATTAATTTTGGATATGAATCACGTTCAGTGTCAGTCATGAAGCGCATATATTGGCAATTTGAGTAATGCAAGACATGCTcaactacagagtacagtcTGCTCAGACTCACGTCCGTCCATGTTGTATTATAGACACTGTCCCGAGACCGGCCATGtaacaagaaaagaaagtgGAGTCTCACTCTTGCCGCTTGTGACTCGTCGTTGAGACGGCAGGACGGGTACAAACAGCCCGCACTGTCAGTAGAGCTATCCCCAGTTCTAGTACATCGTCCAATAGTGACTCTTCATCCTCCGACTCATCTTGACCTATTTTAGTTGTTGATTGAATAAAAACTTCAGTCTTCTACAATTAATTTACCAAAACAACTCAATTGCAAGCCACCCGCCTCAATACGAGACTGTGCAACCTCTCATCCACATATTCATCACGTACACAGCTCACGATGAAGACTTCAACTTTCCGAATCGCTCGAGGAGCCGCTGCGGGCCTTCAAAAGCGAGCCTATACGAAGGCTACGACGGCACCACGGCATCTTATGACAATTGCTGATCTCACTCCTACTGAGTTCGCAAACCTCGTTCGTGATGCTAACACTCGGAAAATCGCCGTCAAGGGTGGAGCTCCTGCTAGCTACCTGAatgctggtcttgctggtAAGACTGTAGCTATGATGTTCAGCAAGCGCAGTACTCGTACCCGAGTTTCTACTGAAGCTGCCGTCACAATGCTCGGTGGTCATCCTATGTTTCTGGGCAAGGACGACATTCAGTTGGGTGTAAGTATTCAGCCCATATTATGGATGACTAGTCTAATACATAAAAAGGTGAACGAATCACTCTATGACACCTCAAAGGTCATTTCATCCATGACCTCCTGTATGGTTGCCCGCGTTGGCCCTCATTCTGATGTCGCTACTCTGGCCAAGCACTCAAGTGTCCCTGTCATAAATGCTCTGTCTGATGACTTTCACCCTCTTCAGACTATTGCCGACTTCCTGACTCTTGCTGAGACTTTCCCTGCATCTACTTCTAAGGGGGCTACTCTGGGTCTGAATGGCCTCAAGGTTGCCTGGGTTGGCGATGCTAACAACGTTCTTTTCGATCTTGCCATTGGCTGCGTCAAGATGGGTGTTGACATTTCAGTCGCTGCTCCCAAAGGATATGAGATCCCCGACGCTATGAGGCAGCTCATCACCTCCGCCGGTGACGGCCTTTCCTCGCCCGGCAAGCTTATCGAGACAAATGTTCCCGAGGAGGCCGTTAAGGATGCCAATGTTCTGGTCACGGATACCTGGGTCTCCATGGGCCAAGAAGCTGATACCCAGAAGCGTCTCAAGGACTTTGCTGGATTCCAAATCACTAATGACCTAGCTAAGCGAGGAGGTGCCAAGGCTGACTGGAAGTTTATGCACTGCTTGCCCCGCCACCCTGAGGAGGTTGCCGACGAGGTCTTCTACAGC is drawn from Fusarium graminearum PH-1 chromosome 3, whole genome shotgun sequence and contains these coding sequences:
- a CDS encoding ornithine carbamoyltransferase — translated: MKTSTFRIARGAAAGLQKRAYTKATTAPRHLMTIADLTPTEFANLVRDANTRKIAVKGGAPASYLNAGLAGKTVAMMFSKRSTRTRVSTEAAVTMLGGHPMFLGKDDIQLGVISSMTSCMVARVGPHSDVATLAKHSSVPVINALSDDFHPLQTIADFLTLAETFPASTSKGATLGLNGLKVAWVGDANNVLFDLAIGCVKMGVDISVAAPKGYEIPDAMRQLITSAGDGLSSPGKLIETNVPEEAVKDANVLVTDTWVSMGQEADTQKRLKDFAGFQITNDLAKRGGAKADWKFMHCLPRHPEEVADEVFYSPRSLVFPEAENRLWAALSALEGFVVNKGKF
- a CDS encoding glucoamylase precursor, whose product is MYFVSTALLFGSFALQSVLGRPALQERQSSLDSFIKSESSVAIEQLLCNIGSDGCHSQGVASGVVIASPDTDDPDYFFTWTRDAALVFKYVIDRFINQYDAGLQIKIQQYIASQAKLQGVSNPSGSLSDGSGLGEAKYEVDLSPFTGGWGRPQRDGPALRATAIITYANWLIDNGYTSTASDIVWPVVRNDLNYVAQYWNQTGFDLWEEVKGSSFFTTASQYRALTEGAALAKKLGKPGDNYAAIAPQALCFLQTYWIPSGKYVDSNINVNDGRTGKDANSILTSIHNFDPSLSCDAATFQPCSDKALANHKAVTDSFRSWNINKGISQGSAVSVGRYIEDVYYNGNPWYLATLAAAEQLYDALYVWKQKGSITVSDVSLSFFKDLVSGISTGTYASDSATFKSITDAVSKYADGYVSIVQKYVGDNGALAEQFDKNNGRPLSATDLTWSYAAFLSAADRRAGIVPPSWASGAAAVPQQCGTQTVAGSYSLATATSFPPSQTPKGGAPSPTGTQPSTSPTASPTSCPIATSVAVTFVETVTTNFGETIKIVGNIPALGNWDTSKAVALSASDYTSSNPVWKATISLTAGQDIQYKYINVKKDGSVTWEKDPNRTYTVPKTCATKATKTDKWQS